In Paeniglutamicibacter kerguelensis, one genomic interval encodes:
- a CDS encoding LPXTG cell wall anchor domain-containing protein, giving the protein MPYPLRSTVGAAVLAGALVFSGAAANAQPLADDDSVVTAPFEQGTPDAGESAPVVEQGEAPLLPELPVEETARNGAAEEPTAGTPDADIDADADAPGGDATTGPADTEELPPAGAGEETDAPAIPETDGLPAGAEAPMENPAVAPADAPAETLVEKVLPLTEKTAPPTVAKAPAAPSATGVVSHPAATVVTAPDAGEEAETDAEPAASLPGSGLFKFPEGAADWTEGQWNEWMVSGESGQWLEDNAESFVQLVESEDYADFRDTIFPYFVEGTPEELFAYLEATYPDDLLMAQFMVGVVMGELIEEGVLDENGSFIGELFPETDEPTDKPAKEPTKESAGESAEKPVIEPAAIINKPKAPAKKPVEVFTPVRAPAPALAETGAEGVGLLAGAGGGLLVLGVGALVLRRRTKA; this is encoded by the coding sequence ATGCCATACCCCTTGAGGTCCACCGTCGGCGCGGCCGTCCTTGCCGGCGCTTTGGTGTTCTCGGGCGCCGCTGCCAACGCCCAGCCGCTGGCCGACGACGATTCGGTCGTCACGGCGCCCTTCGAACAGGGCACCCCGGATGCCGGCGAGTCCGCTCCGGTCGTGGAGCAGGGTGAGGCACCGTTGCTGCCGGAGTTGCCCGTCGAGGAGACCGCCCGCAACGGCGCCGCCGAGGAACCTACGGCCGGAACCCCGGATGCCGATATCGACGCCGATGCCGATGCCCCGGGTGGCGACGCAACCACCGGCCCGGCCGACACCGAAGAACTGCCGCCGGCCGGCGCCGGCGAGGAAACCGACGCTCCGGCGATTCCGGAAACCGATGGCCTGCCCGCCGGTGCGGAAGCCCCGATGGAAAATCCAGCTGTTGCGCCTGCGGATGCCCCCGCGGAAACCCTGGTGGAGAAAGTCCTGCCTCTCACCGAGAAGACAGCTCCCCCGACCGTGGCCAAGGCACCAGCCGCCCCGTCGGCAACCGGCGTCGTTTCCCATCCCGCAGCCACGGTCGTGACCGCGCCCGATGCCGGGGAAGAAGCCGAGACCGACGCGGAACCCGCCGCATCGTTGCCGGGTTCGGGCCTGTTCAAGTTCCCCGAGGGCGCGGCCGACTGGACCGAGGGACAGTGGAACGAGTGGATGGTCAGCGGCGAGTCCGGCCAGTGGCTGGAGGACAATGCCGAGTCGTTCGTTCAGCTGGTGGAATCCGAGGACTACGCGGACTTCCGCGATACGATCTTCCCGTACTTCGTCGAGGGAACCCCGGAGGAGCTGTTTGCCTATCTGGAGGCCACCTACCCGGATGACTTGCTGATGGCGCAGTTCATGGTCGGCGTCGTCATGGGCGAGCTGATCGAGGAGGGGGTGCTCGACGAGAACGGCAGCTTCATCGGCGAGCTGTTCCCGGAAACTGACGAGCCGACCGACAAGCCCGCCAAGGAACCGACGAAGGAATCCGCCGGGGAATCAGCCGAGAAGCCGGTGATCGAACCGGCCGCAATAATCAACAAGCCGAAGGCGCCGGCGAAGAAGCCCGTCGAGGTCTTCACGCCGGTCAGGGCGCCCGCCCCGGCGCTTGCCGAGACCGGCGCCGAGGGCGTTGGCCTGCTGGCCGGTGCCGGCGGTGGCCTGCTGGTACTGGGTGTAGGGGCACTGGTGCTGCGCCGCCGCACGAAGGCCTGA
- a CDS encoding class I SAM-dependent methyltransferase: MQSFLSPAQHADLYDAENTWTAAEDFFLAFANEQPASRVLDLGCGTGRLTIALAEAGHLVTGVEPHPGSLNAARAKPGAGAVRWIDGTSAALPQDAAFDAAIMSAHVAQAIADEQEWARTLRDVRSALVPGGRLVFDSRDPQARAWERWTPANTRSHLTLPDGTALQLWIDAAELEQGLVGITEHRFLADGNREFEDALLAFRGEAALRRDLAETGFTVGPVFGGWAGQPVGAGDGELIVTAYA, encoded by the coding sequence ATGCAGTCCTTCTTGAGCCCCGCGCAGCACGCAGACCTCTACGATGCCGAGAACACCTGGACGGCGGCCGAGGACTTTTTCCTCGCGTTCGCCAACGAGCAACCCGCCAGCCGCGTGTTGGACCTGGGCTGCGGCACCGGCCGGTTGACCATCGCCCTGGCCGAGGCGGGGCACCTTGTCACCGGCGTCGAACCGCACCCGGGTTCGCTCAACGCGGCCCGCGCCAAGCCCGGGGCCGGTGCGGTGCGCTGGATCGACGGGACCTCCGCGGCGCTGCCCCAGGACGCTGCCTTCGACGCCGCCATCATGAGCGCGCACGTGGCCCAGGCGATCGCCGACGAACAGGAGTGGGCCAGAACGCTGCGCGATGTCCGCAGCGCGCTGGTGCCCGGCGGGCGGCTGGTTTTCGACTCGAGGGATCCGCAGGCGCGGGCCTGGGAACGCTGGACCCCGGCGAACACCCGCAGCCACCTCACGCTGCCCGACGGCACGGCGCTTCAGCTTTGGATCGACGCGGCCGAACTTGAACAGGGGCTGGTCGGCATCACCGAGCACCGGTTCCTTGCCGACGGCAACCGGGAATTCGAGGATGCCCTGCTGGCGTTCCGCGGCGAGGCTGCCCTGCGCCGGGACCTGGCCGAGACCGGGTTCACGGTCGGGCCGGTGTTCGGCGGCTGGGCCGGGCAACCCGTGGGAGCCGGCGACGGCGAACTGATCGTCACCGCATACGCCTAG
- a CDS encoding SDR family oxidoreductase — protein sequence MERRSGALQSKVALVAGATRGAGRGIAIALGEAGATVYCTGRSTRQKRSEYDRPETIERTAELVTEAGGRGIAVAVDHLESDAVAALVARIDAEQGRLDVLVNDVWGGEKLIDWNAPIWKHDLSAGLRMLELGVKTHLVTAHHALGLLSRNPGGLHVEVTDGTAAYNRANYRLSTFYDLAKNAPLRLAFDLARELEPYGCTALALSPGWLRSEMMLEAFGVNESNWRTATAENGHFAAISESPRFVGRAVAALAADPSVHARTGGSFSSGELARDYGFTDVDGSAPDCWRYLVEVQDAGLPADSTGYR from the coding sequence ATGGAACGCAGGAGCGGGGCACTTCAATCCAAGGTCGCACTGGTGGCGGGCGCCACGCGCGGGGCGGGCCGCGGCATCGCGATCGCACTCGGGGAAGCCGGCGCCACCGTGTATTGCACGGGCCGCAGCACCCGGCAGAAGCGCAGCGAGTACGACCGCCCCGAGACCATTGAACGGACCGCCGAGCTTGTCACCGAGGCCGGCGGTCGGGGCATCGCGGTGGCGGTGGACCACCTGGAATCCGACGCCGTCGCGGCCCTGGTGGCCCGCATCGATGCCGAGCAGGGCAGGCTCGACGTGCTGGTCAACGACGTGTGGGGCGGGGAGAAGCTGATCGACTGGAACGCTCCGATCTGGAAGCACGACCTTTCCGCCGGGCTGCGCATGCTGGAGCTCGGCGTGAAAACCCACCTGGTCACGGCGCACCACGCGCTGGGGTTGCTGAGCCGGAACCCCGGCGGGCTTCACGTCGAGGTGACCGACGGGACCGCCGCCTACAACCGGGCCAACTACCGGCTTTCCACCTTCTACGACCTGGCCAAGAATGCGCCGCTGCGCCTGGCTTTCGACCTGGCCCGCGAACTGGAGCCGTACGGGTGCACGGCGCTGGCGCTGAGCCCGGGCTGGCTGCGCTCGGAAATGATGCTGGAGGCGTTCGGCGTCAACGAGTCGAACTGGCGCACCGCCACCGCGGAGAACGGGCATTTTGCCGCGATCAGCGAATCCCCGCGCTTCGTGGGGCGCGCCGTGGCCGCGCTCGCCGCGGACCCGAGCGTGCATGCGCGCACCGGAGGGTCGTTTTCCAGCGGGGAACTGGCCCGCGACTACGGGTTCACCGACGTCGACGGCTCGGCCCCGGACTGCTGGCGCTACCTGGTCGAGGTGCAGGATGCCGGGTTGCCCGCGGATTCCACGGGGTACCGCTGA
- a CDS encoding glutathione S-transferase family protein — protein sequence MRGQASDGQPLDGTEDGEHSTAGTYVTGAEFTRDTNYIQDRIVADPAAVRATGGPTGGTIGNVHAGVADGAELWPVEAGRYRLVAARACPWANRTIIVRRLLGLEDAISLGTPGPVHDMRSWTFDLDPGGVDPVLGTQRIQENYFKRFAGYPRGITVPAIVDVPTGAVVTNDYPQITLDFSTQWKEFQRKGAPDLLPADKLEEMQDVIKRIFTEVNNGVYRCGFAGDQLAYEEAYDRLWVAMDWLDERLATRRFLMGDSITEADVRLFTTLVRFDPVYHGHFKANRNKLIEMPNLWAYARDLFQLPGFGDTVDFEQVKEHYYVVHTDVNPTQIVPKGPLLENWLEPHGREALGGNPWGNGTAPEPVRESERVAAGHNPLYPLA from the coding sequence ATGCGTGGGCAGGCGTCCGACGGCCAGCCGTTGGACGGCACCGAAGACGGTGAACACAGCACCGCCGGCACCTATGTAACGGGTGCCGAATTCACGCGCGACACCAACTACATCCAGGACCGCATCGTTGCCGATCCCGCGGCCGTGCGCGCCACCGGCGGGCCGACCGGCGGGACCATCGGCAACGTGCACGCGGGCGTCGCCGACGGCGCCGAGCTCTGGCCGGTCGAGGCCGGCCGCTACCGCCTGGTTGCCGCCCGCGCCTGCCCGTGGGCCAACCGCACCATCATCGTCCGCCGCCTGCTGGGCCTGGAGGACGCGATCTCGCTGGGCACCCCCGGCCCGGTGCACGACATGCGCTCGTGGACCTTCGACCTTGATCCGGGCGGTGTGGACCCGGTGCTGGGCACGCAGCGCATCCAGGAGAACTACTTCAAGCGCTTCGCCGGCTACCCGCGCGGCATCACCGTGCCGGCGATCGTCGACGTGCCGACCGGGGCCGTGGTCACCAACGACTACCCGCAGATCACCCTGGACTTCTCCACGCAGTGGAAGGAATTCCAGCGCAAGGGAGCCCCCGACCTGCTGCCGGCGGACAAGCTCGAGGAGATGCAGGACGTCATCAAGCGCATCTTCACCGAGGTCAACAACGGGGTCTACCGCTGCGGCTTTGCCGGCGACCAGCTGGCCTACGAGGAGGCGTACGATCGCCTCTGGGTCGCCATGGACTGGCTGGATGAACGCCTGGCCACCCGGCGGTTCCTGATGGGGGATTCGATCACCGAGGCCGACGTGCGGCTGTTCACCACGCTGGTGCGCTTCGACCCGGTCTACCACGGGCACTTCAAGGCCAACCGGAACAAGCTCATCGAGATGCCGAACCTCTGGGCCTACGCCCGCGACCTATTCCAGCTGCCGGGCTTCGGCGACACCGTCGACTTCGAGCAGGTCAAGGAGCACTACTACGTGGTGCACACCGACGTAAACCCGACGCAAATCGTGCCCAAGGGCCCCCTGCTGGAGAACTGGCTGGAACCGCACGGCCGCGAGGCGCTGGGGGGCAACCCCTGGGGCAACGGAACCGCGCCTGAACCCGTGCGCGAGTCCGAGCGCGTGGCCGCCGGCCACAACCCGCTCTACCCGCTGGCCTAG
- a CDS encoding NADPH-dependent FMN reductase — protein sequence MTKIAIITGSTRPGRNNAGVAQWVLEQAQLRGDADYELVDIADFNLPVLDEAYPAGYQNYQNDHTKAWAAKINEFDGFVFVTPEYNHSVAPALANALSYLNVEFANKAAGIVSYGSAFGVRAVEHLRGILSELQIAHVQKTGMFSLFTDFENFSVFKPTEMQAASLAPVLDQLVPWTVAMKSVREAALVSA from the coding sequence ATGACCAAGATTGCCATCATCACCGGTTCGACTCGTCCGGGCCGCAACAACGCAGGCGTTGCGCAGTGGGTCCTGGAGCAGGCACAGTTGCGCGGCGACGCCGACTACGAACTGGTCGACATCGCGGACTTCAACCTGCCGGTTCTGGACGAGGCCTACCCGGCCGGCTACCAGAACTACCAGAACGACCACACCAAGGCGTGGGCCGCCAAGATCAACGAGTTCGACGGCTTCGTGTTCGTGACCCCTGAGTACAACCACTCGGTGGCGCCGGCCCTGGCCAATGCGCTGTCCTACCTGAACGTCGAGTTCGCCAACAAGGCCGCCGGCATCGTCTCCTACGGTTCGGCCTTCGGCGTGCGCGCCGTCGAGCACCTGCGCGGCATCCTCTCCGAGCTGCAGATCGCCCACGTGCAGAAGACCGGCATGTTTTCCCTGTTCACCGACTTCGAGAACTTCTCCGTCTTCAAGCCGACCGAAATGCAGGCCGCATCGCTGGCACCGGTCCTGGACCAGCTGGTTCCGTGGACCGTGGCCATGAAGTCGGTTCGCGAAGCCGCACTGGTCTCCGCCTAA
- a CDS encoding MarR family winged helix-turn-helix transcriptional regulator has protein sequence MPEPRWLSSHEQELWLEFREFLWGFPSAMDRQLSRDAGLSTGEYSVLAAVSQAAPDRLRSGDLASTLQWERSRVSHLLRRMEAKGLIERCAASCDGRGQEIKLTDAGWDTIHSAAPDHVGFVREALFDSLSCDEQDQLRTILAKVRSAVVERELW, from the coding sequence ATGCCCGAGCCCCGCTGGCTCAGCAGCCACGAACAGGAACTTTGGCTCGAATTCCGCGAGTTCCTCTGGGGTTTCCCCAGCGCGATGGACCGCCAACTCAGCCGCGACGCCGGCCTGTCCACCGGCGAGTACTCGGTGCTCGCCGCAGTTTCCCAGGCCGCTCCCGATCGCCTGCGCTCCGGCGACCTGGCCAGCACGCTGCAATGGGAACGTTCCCGCGTCTCGCACCTGCTGCGCCGCATGGAAGCCAAAGGCCTGATCGAACGCTGCGCGGCAAGCTGCGACGGGCGCGGCCAAGAAATCAAGCTGACCGACGCCGGCTGGGACACCATCCATTCGGCCGCACCCGACCACGTCGGATTCGTGCGCGAGGCCCTCTTTGACTCGCTTTCCTGCGACGAGCAGGACCAGTTGCGCACGATCCTGGCCAAGGTCCGCTCCGCCGTCGTCGAACGCGAGCTCTGGTAG
- a CDS encoding HNH endonuclease signature motif containing protein, whose protein sequence is METTQFVVSVVGHREDPGRQATPDDKLRALLVSMDMCDSLCEEIYRDTSSPTRAALFAGAVERASQRMELAQIKAAALAQRTLVHELPSETLTTLRNVADDPRDYIQGRSSLPEDPRAAPTGRPEFRNTLECLQRMLRISYFEARDRLHAAWSLLPGTDSNGIPRGPRFPVLAGQIVSGNARVKEVAAAARKLDRLRPGIDARPDAGELARRVEERVARSVAEDTPRETNKLFDAISDRLEAANNLPTPAEVREKTGVFVTRRTRHFTYLNVCMLNDDAEIFLSHFAQSDNPRTKAGDRQAMADAATIPGSRSDADADAARPQATAANREANPPAGDSPGPPPWFVPDPPAGSIETLPALQDFDFGDAFKDRFNSASPGPDGLTPPQRHLQTLINVMRSAGKPPGAKANPGRKGATGLPAAQLVVLIQLEALMGLAKGSGYTAHGLEIPIGRVRRMLASDGVIPIVLGGQGEILDVGREKRLLPDHMKRAVLARDGGCIYPGCTVPPELCEFNHIEQWQDDGVTSVANSHPGCPAHHTMIDNGELRVIIHNGLPHVVLPRYLDPEQIPRRNTYWQPVNPTLF, encoded by the coding sequence ATGGAGACAACGCAATTCGTCGTATCCGTCGTGGGACACCGCGAAGATCCGGGGCGCCAGGCGACCCCGGATGACAAGTTGCGCGCCCTGTTGGTCTCGATGGACATGTGCGACTCGCTCTGTGAGGAAATCTACCGGGACACCAGCTCTCCCACCCGCGCCGCACTCTTTGCCGGCGCGGTTGAACGCGCCTCCCAACGCATGGAGCTCGCCCAGATCAAGGCCGCGGCGCTCGCCCAGCGCACGCTCGTCCACGAACTGCCGTCGGAAACCCTGACCACACTGCGCAATGTTGCCGACGACCCTCGCGACTACATCCAGGGGCGCAGCAGCCTGCCGGAGGATCCACGGGCCGCACCGACCGGGCGGCCCGAATTCAGGAACACCCTCGAATGCCTGCAGCGCATGCTGCGCATCTCCTACTTCGAGGCCCGCGACAGGCTGCATGCCGCTTGGTCCCTGCTGCCCGGCACAGACAGCAACGGGATCCCCCGGGGCCCGCGTTTCCCCGTCCTTGCCGGGCAGATCGTCTCCGGCAACGCCCGCGTCAAGGAGGTTGCAGCAGCGGCCCGCAAGCTGGACAGGCTGCGCCCGGGCATCGACGCCCGACCCGACGCCGGCGAGCTGGCCAGGCGCGTCGAGGAACGGGTGGCACGTTCCGTCGCCGAGGACACCCCGAGGGAGACCAACAAGCTTTTCGACGCCATCTCCGACCGGCTCGAAGCAGCCAACAACCTGCCCACGCCGGCCGAGGTCCGCGAGAAAACGGGCGTTTTCGTCACCCGCCGCACCCGCCACTTCACATACCTGAACGTGTGCATGCTCAACGACGATGCCGAGATCTTCCTCTCGCACTTCGCCCAATCGGACAACCCGCGCACCAAGGCGGGTGACCGCCAGGCGATGGCCGATGCCGCAACCATTCCGGGTTCGCGTTCAGATGCGGATGCGGATGCGGCAAGACCACAAGCCACTGCCGCAAACCGGGAAGCAAACCCGCCTGCCGGCGACTCCCCCGGACCGCCACCGTGGTTCGTCCCGGACCCGCCGGCCGGTTCCATCGAAACACTTCCCGCGCTGCAGGATTTCGATTTCGGCGACGCCTTCAAGGACCGCTTCAACTCCGCGAGCCCGGGCCCGGACGGCTTGACTCCCCCGCAACGGCACCTGCAGACATTGATCAACGTGATGCGTTCGGCCGGCAAGCCACCGGGCGCCAAGGCCAACCCGGGACGCAAGGGCGCCACCGGGCTGCCCGCTGCGCAACTGGTCGTCTTGATCCAGCTCGAGGCCCTCATGGGCCTGGCCAAGGGGTCCGGATACACTGCGCACGGGCTGGAGATACCGATCGGCCGCGTGCGCCGCATGCTCGCCAGCGACGGGGTGATTCCCATCGTGCTCGGCGGCCAGGGCGAGATTCTCGATGTCGGCCGGGAGAAGCGGCTGCTTCCCGACCATATGAAACGTGCGGTGCTGGCCCGTGACGGCGGATGCATCTATCCCGGGTGCACGGTGCCGCCGGAGCTCTGCGAGTTCAACCACATCGAGCAATGGCAAGACGACGGGGTGACCAGCGTGGCCAACTCGCATCCAGGCTGCCCCGCCCACCACACAATGATCGACAACGGCGAGTTGAGGGTCATCATCCACAATGGCCTGCCGCATGTGGTCCTGCCCCGGTATCTGGACCCGGAACAGATTCCGCGCAGAAATACGTACTGGCAGCCGGTGAACCCCACGCTTTTCTAG
- a CDS encoding ABC transporter ATP-binding protein, which translates to MLESSSSSSAARSGQGHSAKNPAGAAPGGGGGRGTGGPVGPVARLNPADLKQVKLHPVKLSRIAALFKPHKFTIAVVVLLISAASVIGLAQPFLIRAIIDDALPHQNLALLAWLAGGLVAVAAATAAIGVVQTWMATKMGQRVMHELRTRLFTHLQAQSLGFFTRTRGGEVQSRLTNDIAGMQNVVTSTATSIASNLTTAVATAIAMVALSPRMSLLSLVVLPPSIWLSRKVALMRRDVTTARQQELAGMYTQIEEGLSVSGIRLAKTLGTTGRDVLRFSASSHRLIDLEMRSQLAGRWRMATMSIVFAAIPAVIYLAAGFPATSGGMTIGTLVAFTALQGAIFRPIMGLLNVGVQWVTAMALFSRIFEYLDMDPEIKAPASPTGLDPETVQGRVRFEGVGFAYIDGTEVLHGIDLELEPGTATAVVGPTGSGKSTLGALLPRLHDPSSGRITIDGIDVRELAPETLNKIVGVVSQETYLIHASIRENLLLADPDADDATLWKALASAQIADLVAGLPDGLDTLVGARGHRFSGGEQQRLAIARTILRNPRVLVLDEATSALDNTTEALVQAALDRLARGRTTLMIAHRLSTVENADQLAVLSGGSILERGRPAELRESGGAYALLVAAGETEAVSTEEAAELGTAQSAEALLAPAA; encoded by the coding sequence ATGTTGGAATCGAGTTCATCTTCCAGCGCGGCCCGATCGGGCCAGGGCCATTCGGCCAAAAACCCCGCCGGTGCCGCGCCCGGCGGCGGGGGAGGACGCGGCACCGGCGGCCCGGTCGGCCCCGTCGCCCGCCTGAACCCCGCGGACCTCAAGCAGGTCAAGCTCCATCCGGTGAAGCTCTCCCGGATCGCCGCCCTGTTCAAGCCGCACAAGTTCACGATCGCCGTGGTCGTGCTGCTCATCTCCGCCGCCTCGGTCATCGGGCTGGCCCAGCCGTTCCTGATCCGCGCCATCATCGACGACGCGCTGCCGCACCAAAACCTGGCCCTGCTGGCCTGGCTCGCCGGCGGACTCGTTGCCGTCGCCGCGGCCACCGCCGCGATCGGCGTCGTGCAAACCTGGATGGCCACCAAGATGGGCCAAAGGGTCATGCACGAGCTGCGGACCAGGTTGTTCACGCACCTGCAGGCCCAGTCGCTGGGCTTCTTCACCCGCACCCGCGGCGGCGAGGTGCAGTCGCGGCTGACCAACGACATCGCCGGCATGCAGAACGTGGTCACCTCCACCGCCACCTCCATCGCCTCCAACCTGACCACGGCCGTGGCCACCGCCATCGCGATGGTCGCGCTCTCCCCGCGGATGAGCCTGCTCTCGCTGGTGGTGCTGCCGCCGTCGATCTGGCTTTCGCGCAAGGTTGCGCTGATGCGCCGCGACGTGACCACCGCACGGCAGCAGGAGCTCGCCGGCATGTACACGCAGATCGAGGAGGGGCTCTCCGTCTCAGGGATCCGCCTGGCCAAGACCCTTGGCACCACGGGCCGCGATGTGTTGCGCTTCTCCGCCTCCTCGCACCGGCTCATCGACCTGGAAATGCGCAGCCAGCTGGCCGGACGCTGGCGCATGGCCACCATGAGCATCGTGTTCGCCGCGATCCCCGCGGTCATCTACCTGGCCGCCGGCTTCCCCGCCACCTCAGGCGGGATGACCATCGGCACGCTTGTTGCGTTCACCGCCCTACAGGGCGCGATCTTCCGCCCGATCATGGGGCTGCTGAACGTCGGGGTCCAGTGGGTCACCGCCATGGCCCTGTTCAGCCGCATCTTCGAGTACCTGGACATGGACCCGGAGATCAAGGCGCCGGCCAGCCCGACGGGGCTTGACCCGGAAACCGTTCAGGGGCGCGTGCGCTTCGAGGGCGTCGGCTTCGCCTACATCGACGGGACCGAGGTGCTGCACGGGATCGACCTGGAATTGGAACCCGGCACCGCCACAGCGGTCGTCGGGCCCACCGGATCGGGCAAGTCCACGCTCGGCGCCCTGCTGCCGCGCCTGCACGACCCGAGTTCCGGCCGGATCACCATCGACGGGATCGACGTGCGCGAGCTCGCCCCGGAGACCCTGAACAAGATCGTCGGCGTGGTCTCCCAGGAAACGTACCTGATCCACGCCTCGATCCGCGAGAACCTGCTGCTGGCGGACCCGGACGCCGACGACGCGACGCTGTGGAAGGCGCTGGCCTCGGCGCAGATCGCCGACCTCGTGGCCGGGCTGCCCGACGGCCTGGACACGTTGGTGGGCGCCCGCGGCCACCGTTTCTCCGGCGGGGAGCAGCAGCGGCTGGCCATTGCCCGCACGATCCTGCGCAACCCGCGGGTGCTGGTGCTCGACGAGGCGACCAGCGCGCTGGACAACACCACCGAGGCGCTGGTGCAGGCCGCACTCGACCGACTGGCACGGGGCCGCACCACACTGATGATCGCCCACCGGTTGTCCACGGTGGAGAACGCCGACCAGCTGGCGGTGCTTTCCGGCGGCTCGATTCTTGAACGCGGGCGGCCGGCGGAGCTGCGCGAATCCGGCGGGGCCTATGCCTTGTTGGTTGCCGCAGGCGAGACCGAAGCAGTCAGTACGGAAGAAGCGGCCGAATTGGGAACCGCGCAATCCGCCGAAGCGTTGCTCGCGCCGGCCGCATAG
- a CDS encoding MarR family winged helix-turn-helix transcriptional regulator has translation MQPRTESPAQGDLSELFHRAFRALRHSWVEQLAPFELTPHQFRAMQALARTSLDSPGGEGLRLKDVAERLHIAPRSATEVMDQLEAKSLVQRAADPVDRRATLVKLTPEGQKLSDRVRAARRGHTEQYFGRLNANDRAELARILAQLGPM, from the coding sequence ATGCAACCCCGCACCGAATCCCCCGCACAGGGCGACCTTTCCGAGCTGTTTCACCGCGCGTTCCGGGCGCTTCGGCATTCCTGGGTGGAGCAGCTGGCCCCTTTCGAACTGACCCCGCACCAGTTCCGCGCCATGCAGGCGCTGGCCCGCACCTCCCTCGATTCCCCGGGCGGCGAGGGGCTGCGTCTCAAGGACGTTGCCGAACGCCTGCACATCGCCCCGCGTTCGGCCACCGAGGTCATGGACCAGCTCGAGGCCAAGTCGCTGGTGCAGCGCGCGGCGGACCCCGTGGACCGGCGCGCCACCCTGGTCAAGCTCACCCCCGAGGGCCAAAAACTCTCCGACCGGGTGCGGGCCGCGCGCCGCGGCCACACCGAGCAGTACTTTGGCAGGCTCAACGCCAACGACCGCGCCGAACTCGCCCGCATCCTGGCCCAGCTTGGCCCGATGTAG